From Candidatus Paceibacterota bacterium, a single genomic window includes:
- a CDS encoding PH domain-containing protein → MIHLQEGERIQVKARKHWFLFARDAFGVIILALLPFIGWGLLVNQSPLTTNLILGRLSVSLTTFLISTWLLIMWAWLFTVWTEYYLDIWIVTDRRIINIEQKSLFNREISTLRVERIQDVTAEVTGIVATVLNFGDIHVQTAGEVKEFAMLGVSRPEHAKRIILENLDQATEGRGSVV, encoded by the coding sequence ATGATCCACCTACAAGAAGGAGAACGTATACAGGTCAAGGCACGGAAGCATTGGTTCTTGTTTGCACGCGATGCTTTTGGTGTAATCATCCTCGCGCTTCTCCCCTTTATTGGCTGGGGTCTCTTGGTGAATCAGTCTCCTCTCACCACCAATCTCATCTTAGGAAGACTCTCCGTCTCACTCACAACGTTTCTTATAAGTACGTGGCTCCTCATTATGTGGGCGTGGTTGTTCACTGTTTGGACCGAGTATTATCTCGATATATGGATCGTTACCGACCGTCGCATTATAAATATCGAACAAAAGAGCCTCTTTAACCGCGAGATATCGACACTTCGTGTAGAGCGTATCCAAGACGTTACTGCCGAGGTGACCGGCATCGTCGCGACCGTACTCAACTTCGGAGACATTCACGTGCAGACAGCGGGAGAGGTCAAGGAGTTTGCCATGCTTGGTGTCTCGCGTCCTGAGCATGCAAAGAGAATCATACTGGAGAATCTTGATCAAGCTACAGAGGGACGGGGCTCTGTCGTGTAG
- a CDS encoding SET domain-containing protein, whose product MAPRIAEKDTFKVVRARKGAGLGLVALVPFKKEDFVIEYTGNLIPTEEADEKGGKYLFDINSKWTIDGSPRENLARYINHSCKPNCEAEISGKRVKIYAIKNIKAGEELTYDYGEEYFDEFIKPHGCKCNHCVSKKTKAKKR is encoded by the coding sequence ATGGCTCCAAGAATAGCAGAAAAGGATACGTTTAAGGTTGTTCGTGCTCGTAAGGGTGCAGGGCTTGGTCTGGTGGCACTCGTGCCGTTTAAGAAAGAGGACTTTGTAATCGAGTATACCGGGAACCTCATCCCTACCGAAGAAGCAGACGAGAAAGGTGGGAAGTACCTCTTTGACATAAACTCAAAATGGACGATTGATGGATCGCCGCGCGAGAACCTCGCGCGCTACATCAACCACTCCTGTAAGCCGAACTGCGAAGCGGAAATCTCTGGAAAGCGCGTAAAGATATATGCGATCAAGAATATAAAAGCGGGCGAGGAGCTCACCTACGATTATGGCGAAGAGTACTTCGATGAGTTTATTAAGCCACATGGTTGCAAATGCAATCACTGTGTGAGCAAGAAGACAAAAGCGAAGAAAAGATAG
- a CDS encoding cold shock domain-containing protein, with protein sequence MEKGTIERLMDKGYGFIKSEASDKDLFFHAREVKDVDFDTLKEGDAVEFEMTEGEKGPQATNVTVV encoded by the coding sequence ATGGAAAAAGGAACAATCGAGCGTCTCATGGACAAGGGCTACGGCTTCATCAAGTCCGAGGCAAGCGACAAGGATCTTTTCTTCCACGCTCGTGAAGTCAAGGACGTTGACTTCGACACCCTCAAGGAGGGTGACGCAGTTGAGTTCGAGATGACCGAGGGTGAGAAGGGTCCTCAGGCGACCAACGTCACTGTCGTGTAA
- a CDS encoding UDP-3-O-acyl-N-acetylglucosamine deacetylase, which yields MIRNTLLKEVEINGRDAFGKTARVVLSPIGAPGIYWNADGTDVPLDKVCITAHPYLHCLKLSHKKAELYVPEHLLGYLYAAGVDGVRISASRLPYDGCAVLFHKMIGPQLKRSGVFSCVTPTTMIEIPVCSGRSLEIHPSEETNQTRTLVYRIVVNYESIGESILEGDLDQIDIAALSHARPYGRPVLKVLSQIFGRKDQFVWFEQNEGISSQEKLEEIATHRLLDLLGALLCVTPKGTRLAGRIISPQFANHQSDMLLVEELRVPNRFI from the coding sequence ATGATCCGCAACACACTCTTAAAGGAGGTGGAGATAAACGGGCGTGATGCTTTCGGGAAAACGGCGCGAGTCGTCTTGAGCCCGATTGGCGCTCCGGGGATCTACTGGAATGCGGACGGCACGGATGTACCCCTTGATAAGGTGTGCATCACTGCGCATCCATACCTACACTGCCTCAAACTGTCACACAAAAAGGCGGAGCTCTATGTGCCTGAGCATCTGCTAGGGTATCTTTACGCAGCAGGTGTTGACGGGGTGCGCATCAGCGCTTCCCGACTTCCCTATGACGGCTGTGCGGTTCTCTTTCACAAAATGATCGGGCCGCAATTGAAACGCAGTGGTGTGTTCTCCTGCGTCACGCCCACCACGATGATCGAGATACCGGTCTGCAGCGGGCGATCGTTGGAGATCCATCCGAGCGAAGAGACCAATCAAACCAGGACCCTTGTCTACAGGATCGTGGTCAATTACGAAAGTATCGGGGAAAGCATCCTTGAAGGAGATCTCGATCAAATCGACATTGCTGCATTATCACATGCAAGACCGTACGGCAGACCAGTACTTAAGGTACTCAGTCAGATCTTCGGTCGCAAAGACCAGTTCGTGTGGTTTGAACAGAATGAAGGCATATCGTCTCAAGAGAAACTTGAGGAGATCGCGACACACCGCTTGCTCGACCTTCTTGGGGCGTTACTGTGTGTTACCCCAAAAGGAACGCGTCTGGCCGGAAGGATCATAAGTCCGCAGTTTGCAAACCACCAAAGTGATATGCTTCTTGTTGAAGAGCTTCGAGTACCAAATCGGTTCATATGA
- a CDS encoding FAD:protein FMN transferase gives MKEFSFKGIGTRWNISIDDTGSTEEAEQEILALVGTFEKRFSRFLPDSEVNAFRYALPGVYEVSEEFLVLLTRADELRVLTGGAYDPAVGPLLEGAGYDASYRMQPDDSVEKFTLPEWEITQGSLCIDGPTGFDFGGIGKGYCIDRVSDLLKDLGFKYFIVEAGGDMYGTSKENDEPWKIAIEYPGKEDTAAGVVPLKDGAVAVSDSFRRRWGRWHHIVDPTKKSPVEDVIGAAVVAPSAWNADCMTSALFLSNEEMYASAAEKYDAAYLVFRSDGVSVVSKSWPGELFV, from the coding sequence ATGAAAGAGTTCTCGTTTAAAGGTATCGGCACTCGGTGGAATATCTCCATAGATGATACTGGGTCTACTGAAGAGGCCGAGCAAGAGATACTTGCTCTGGTTGGTACGTTTGAAAAACGTTTTTCTCGGTTTTTGCCGGACTCTGAAGTAAACGCATTTCGGTACGCGCTCCCCGGAGTGTACGAAGTATCAGAAGAGTTCTTAGTATTGCTTACGCGAGCAGATGAGCTTCGGGTACTCACTGGTGGTGCCTACGATCCGGCTGTGGGTCCTTTGCTTGAGGGTGCGGGGTATGACGCATCGTACCGAATGCAGCCAGACGACTCTGTAGAGAAGTTTACACTTCCTGAATGGGAAATCACCCAGGGCAGTCTTTGTATAGACGGCCCAACAGGGTTCGACTTCGGTGGTATCGGGAAAGGATACTGTATTGATCGTGTCTCAGACCTCCTTAAAGACCTCGGGTTCAAATACTTCATCGTGGAGGCTGGCGGTGACATGTACGGCACGTCTAAAGAGAATGATGAGCCGTGGAAGATTGCTATTGAGTACCCGGGGAAAGAGGATACTGCCGCCGGGGTCGTGCCACTGAAGGACGGAGCAGTCGCTGTCTCAGACAGTTTTCGACGGCGGTGGGGGAGGTGGCACCATATTGTTGACCCGACAAAGAAGAGTCCAGTTGAAGATGTTATTGGTGCTGCGGTTGTGGCGCCCTCAGCCTGGAATGCCGACTGCATGACCTCAGCCCTGTTTCTCTCAAATGAGGAGATGTACGCCTCGGCGGCGGAGAAGTACGATGCCGCGTATCTTGTGTTCCGTAGCGATGGGGTATCTGTGGTAAGCAAGAGTTGGCCGGGGGAGCTTTTCGTATAA
- a CDS encoding DEAD/DEAH box helicase, giving the protein MQKTRSTASGVNSKSPAKKYSLSRGKNFSSKGRSFSGRRRTGAGSRRSAKKSVNMDVSNFINKAVPTTGEEIDFVPQNSFSELKIVDILKKNILGRGYKLLTPIQDETIPHILNGEDIVGLANTGTGKTAAFLIPLIDKVSLNKNERVIILTPTRELAIQIEEELRSFVRGMGISSTICVGGTPINRQITSLRKQNHFVIGTPGRVMDLIKREVLKLDTFNTIVLDEADRMLDMGFVNDMRFVMDKMPEKRHTIFFSATMSSNIERLIKDFLNDPINISVKTRATSKNIDQDIVRIGGKDKLHILEKFLSDPEFSKVLVFGRTKYGVEKLSKSLSKLGIKAESIHGNKNHGQRQRSLKKFKNGEIQVLTATDVAARGLDISNVSHVINYELPETFDDYIHRIGRTGRGEKVGKALTFVN; this is encoded by the coding sequence ATGCAAAAAACAAGAAGCACGGCTTCTGGGGTTAATTCTAAATCTCCTGCAAAAAAATACAGTCTCAGTAGAGGTAAAAACTTCTCTTCAAAAGGAAGGTCTTTTTCTGGCAGAAGGAGAACTGGCGCAGGAAGTAGACGATCGGCTAAAAAAAGCGTCAATATGGACGTGTCTAACTTCATTAATAAAGCAGTCCCAACAACAGGAGAAGAGATCGATTTTGTTCCCCAAAATTCTTTTTCTGAACTAAAAATAGTAGACATCTTAAAAAAGAATATATTGGGCAGGGGTTATAAACTACTTACTCCCATACAGGACGAGACAATCCCCCACATTCTTAATGGAGAAGATATTGTTGGACTGGCAAACACAGGGACCGGTAAGACAGCAGCTTTTCTGATCCCGCTAATTGATAAGGTGTCTCTAAACAAAAATGAGCGCGTCATAATTTTAACTCCAACAAGAGAGCTGGCTATTCAGATCGAAGAAGAACTGCGATCATTTGTGCGCGGGATGGGTATATCTTCAACCATATGTGTTGGAGGAACTCCTATAAATAGACAGATAACCAGCTTACGAAAACAGAATCACTTTGTTATAGGCACCCCAGGAAGAGTCATGGACCTAATAAAAAGAGAGGTTCTTAAACTTGATACGTTTAACACAATCGTACTTGATGAAGCTGATAGAATGCTCGACATGGGATTCGTAAATGATATGCGTTTTGTCATGGACAAGATGCCAGAAAAGAGACATACGATCTTCTTTTCAGCAACAATGTCGTCAAATATCGAAAGGCTTATCAAAGATTTTCTTAATGACCCGATAAACATTTCTGTAAAAACCCGAGCCACCTCGAAAAATATTGACCAGGATATAGTTAGAATCGGCGGGAAGGATAAACTACATATATTAGAGAAGTTTCTCTCAGATCCGGAGTTTAGTAAGGTTCTCGTCTTTGGAAGAACAAAATACGGTGTTGAGAAACTAAGTAAATCTCTTTCAAAACTAGGAATTAAAGCCGAATCCATACACGGCAACAAAAACCACGGACAGAGACAGCGGTCTCTAAAGAAATTCAAAAATGGTGAAATACAAGTCCTTACTGCAACAGATGTCGCCGCAAGAGGTCTGGATATCAGCAACGTCTCTCATGTGATCAACTACGAGCTTCCTGAGACATTTGATGATTACATTCACAGAATTGGAAGGACGGGACGTGGTGAAAAGGTAGGAAAGGCTCTAACTTTTGTTAATTAG